A segment of the Candidatus Omnitrophota bacterium genome:
CCGGTTTCATCACCATACCCGGCCCGCCGCCATAAGGCTTATCATCACAAACTTTATGTTTATTTTTCGTAAAATCCCTGAGATTGTACAAAGTTATTTTGACCAAACCCTTCTTTACGGCCCGCCCGACAATAGATTCGGTCAGCGGACCGCTAAATATCTTTGGAAAAAGGGTCAAGATATCTATCTGCAATCGCAGGCTCATGCGGGTTTAGATATTTTCTTCTTCTTAAATATACTGGCTACCGTCTCGGAAGCCTGGGCGCCTTTCCCCAGCCAGTAAACAGCCTTTTCTTTATTAACTTCCAGCAACGGCGGATTCTTGGTGGGGTTGTAATAGCCGATATCTTCTATTGACCTGCCATCGCGGGGTTTACGCCTGTCACAGACCACAATTTTATAATGAGGTCTCTTGGTGGTACCCATCCTTTTTAATCTGATAACAACTGACATTTTCTCACTCCTTATTTTTTAATCCTTTTTACTTTCGCTCCTAACGCCTGTAACTTTGCTTCTATCATCTCATAACCCCTGTCCAGATGATAGACCCTGGAAACTGTTGTTTGCCCTCCAGCTACCAAACCGGCCAGGACCAAAGCAGCGCTGGCTCTGAGATCAGAAGCCATTACTGACGCCCCGCTTAACTTTTTTACCCCATTAATGATAGCGCTGGAACCTTCAAGGTATACATTGGAACCCATCCGGTTCAATTCACTAACATGTAAAAATCTCGCTGGAAAAACCTTCTCGGTTATAACGCTTATTCCATCGGTCACGCTCATCAAGGCCATCATCTGGGCCTGCGTATCGGTAGGAAAACCCGGGTAAGGCAGAGTAGTAACGTCGACAGGCCTGAGCGGCCCTCTCGCCCTCACCCTTATGCCGTTACTTAATCTGTTTATCTCTACATTCGCCTGTTCGAGCCTGTCTACTATTGCGTTGACATGCCTTAACCTAGCATTAATTATATTAACATCTCCGCCGGTGATAGCTGCTGCTATCATATAGGTTCCGGTTTCAACCCGATCGGGTATAATAGTATGCCTGGCCCCTTTTAATCTTTTTACGCCTTCTATGACAATCATATGGCTACCGACGCCTTTTATTTTTGCGCCCATTTTATTTAAAAAATTAGCCAGATCGGTTATCTCCGGTTCACAAGCTGCATCTTCGATTATCGTCCTGCCCCGGGCTAAAGCAGCGGCCATCATAACATTAGCAGTAGCTAAGACCGACGAGCCAAAATGACCACCCAGATAAATGTTATCGCTGCCGGTTAATCTTTTTACCTTAGCTATGACATAACCATGCCGAATATCTATATCAGCGCCTAATGCTGCCAGCCCTTTAAGATGAAGATCGACCGGCCGCAATCCAATAACACAACCCCCGGGAAGCGAAACTCGCGCCTTTCCTAAACGGGCAAGCAGCGGCCCCAGGACGCAAATGGAGGCACGCATGGTAGAAACAAACTTATAAGGCGCCTCGTAAGATTTAAAACGCCCGGGGTTGACGGTTACCCGGCCTTTATCGAAACTTACCTTAACTCCTAATGACTTAAGGATCTTGATCATGGTGGTAATATCCTTCAGGTGAGGGATATTTTCAATCACAGAGGTCTCATCAGTAAGCAAAGTAGCCGCTAATATCGGGAGAGCAGAGTTTTTAGCGCCTGAGATCTTTACCGTGCCCCTAAGCCTCTGGCCACCTTTAATAACAATCTCTTCCATTTATTAGTCCTGTTAATTTTTCCTGTGCACAGATTAACACGGATTACATCTGTGTTTATCTGTATTTTATGATTTTTTCGCTATAATCACTCTGTCAATACCGCTGTAGTCTTTGATAATCCTAAGATCATTAAATTCACCCGAAGAAGAAATTTTCTCACCGACCCTGCCGGCCTGATCATACCCCACTTCCAAAGCCAGCCAGCCGTCTTTCGTTAGGTATCGCGGCGCCCCCTCTATTATTTTATTTAAGAAAAAAAGGCCGTCTTTTCCACCGTCCAAGGCTGCTAACGGCTCATGTTTAACCACCGGCGGCAAAGACATTAAGTCCTTATCGGCAACATAAGGCGGGTTTGAAACTATTGCCTTAAAGTTCGTCCCCGCAGATAAGCCTTTAAATATGTCCATATTTAAAAAATATGCTTTATCTACGTTATGTATTTTTGCATTTAACCCGGCGGTCTTAAGCGCAGATTCTGATATATCCGTTGCCAAAACCCTTAAACCAGGCATAAATTTAGCTAAAGTAAGTGCTATATTACCACAACCTGTGCCAATGTCAAGGAGATAAGAACCGTGTCCCCGGCCAATGATTAACCCCAAAATCGTTTCCACCAAAATCTCTGTTTCCGGCCTGGGGATAAAGGTATTCCGGTTAACTTTAAACTCCAGGCCCATAAATTCCGACGACCCCATTAAATATTGCAACGGTTCATCTTCTCTGTTTAATAATTCACTCTTCATTTCGCAGCTCTTTTTCTCCGGCAGCCAGGCTGGCAATCAATTCGTTAAGGTCTCCGTTCAAAATATTATCCAAACTGTGTAAGGTCAGGCCAAACCGGTGGTCGGTAACCCTCTGGCCGGGGAAATTATATGTCCTTATCTTTTGGCTGCGATCCCCTGTGCCCACTGAAAGTTTCCTCTGCCGGGAGATCTTTTCCTGCTGCTCTCTTCTTTCTTTGTCTAAAATCCTGGCGCGAAGGACCCGCATCGCTTTGATTTTATTTTTATATTGAGACCTTTCATCCTGGCAACTGACTACTGTCCCGGTCGGAAGATGGGTAATGCGAACAGCAGAGTCAGTAACATTTACATGCTGGCCTCCACTCCCCGAAGACCTAAAAACATCTATCCGCAGATCTTCAGGTTTGATATGAATATCCACTTCTTTGGCCTCGGGCATTACATAAACAGTAGCGGCCGAAGTATGGATGCGCCCTCCGGCTTCGGTAGCCGGCACGCGCTGAACCCGATGGGTGCCGCTTTCATACTTGAATTTTTGAAAAACTCCCTTTCCTTTTATTGAGAAAACAATCTCTTTCAATCCGCCTATCCCGGTAGGACTGGTGTCCATGGTTTCAACCTTCCATCCTTGAAGCTGGGCAAAACGGCTATACATCCTGAATAGATTTGCTACAAAAAGCGCTGCCTCTTCTCCTCCGGTACCCGCTCTGATCTCAACGATTATATCTCTATCCAGCTCCAATGGCTGCGGGTACAACATCTCTTCCAACTCCTGCCGGCAGTGTTTTTCATCTTTTTTCAACTTGCTAAATTCTTCTTCAGCCAGTTCTAAAAAATCTTTTTCCTGGTCATTTTTATGAACAAGCTCTTTTATCTTTTGAAGTTCCTCGGATAATTTTTTATACTCTTTATATTTGTTTGCGATTTTAGAAATGCCGGCCAGTTCTTTGGCATATTTCTGATATTCGGTCCGCCGGGCTATTACCTGGGAATCGGCAAGTAAACTTTGCAATTCTTCGTTACGCTCTAAAATTGAATCTAATTTCTCGGCCGTTTTCTTATCCATGCTATTACTTTTTTCCGTATCTCTTCCTAAATTTCTCGACTCTCCCGGCAGAATCCATCAGTTTCTGTTTGCCGGTAAAGAACGGATGACATTTGCTGCATATCTCTACTTTGATATTTTGCTTGGTAGAACAAGTGTGAATAACCTCTCCACAGGCACAGGTTATTGTGGTTTCTTTGTACTGCGGGTGAATGCCTTTTTTCATTATACAGCCTCCTTTTATATTGCTAAATTGCCAAATGGTTAAACTGTTAAATGGTTAAATTGTTATAACCGTTTAACAGTTTAGCAGTTTAACAGTTTATTTCTGATCCATGCTCATCAAAAATTCAGCATTGGTTTTTGACTTTTTCAGCCTTTTGACCAAAAGCTCCATGGCCTCTACGCTGGATACTTCGTTTAAGACTTTCCTTAA
Coding sequences within it:
- the rpsP gene encoding 30S ribosomal protein S16 — protein: MSVVIRLKRMGTTKRPHYKIVVCDRRKPRDGRSIEDIGYYNPTKNPPLLEVNKEKAVYWLGKGAQASETVASIFKKKKISKPA
- the murA gene encoding UDP-N-acetylglucosamine 1-carboxyvinyltransferase, translated to MEEIVIKGGQRLRGTVKISGAKNSALPILAATLLTDETSVIENIPHLKDITTMIKILKSLGVKVSFDKGRVTVNPGRFKSYEAPYKFVSTMRASICVLGPLLARLGKARVSLPGGCVIGLRPVDLHLKGLAALGADIDIRHGYVIAKVKRLTGSDNIYLGGHFGSSVLATANVMMAAALARGRTIIEDAACEPEITDLANFLNKMGAKIKGVGSHMIVIEGVKRLKGARHTIIPDRVETGTYMIAAAITGGDVNIINARLRHVNAIVDRLEQANVEINRLSNGIRVRARGPLRPVDVTTLPYPGFPTDTQAQMMALMSVTDGISVITEKVFPARFLHVSELNRMGSNVYLEGSSAIINGVKKLSGASVMASDLRASAALVLAGLVAGGQTTVSRVYHLDRGYEMIEAKLQALGAKVKRIKK
- the prmC gene encoding peptide chain release factor N(5)-glutamine methyltransferase, whose product is MKSELLNREDEPLQYLMGSSEFMGLEFKVNRNTFIPRPETEILVETILGLIIGRGHGSYLLDIGTGCGNIALTLAKFMPGLRVLATDISESALKTAGLNAKIHNVDKAYFLNMDIFKGLSAGTNFKAIVSNPPYVADKDLMSLPPVVKHEPLAALDGGKDGLFFLNKIIEGAPRYLTKDGWLALEVGYDQAGRVGEKISSSGEFNDLRIIKDYSGIDRVIIAKKS
- the prfA gene encoding peptide chain release factor 1, which gives rise to MDKKTAEKLDSILERNEELQSLLADSQVIARRTEYQKYAKELAGISKIANKYKEYKKLSEELQKIKELVHKNDQEKDFLELAEEEFSKLKKDEKHCRQELEEMLYPQPLELDRDIIVEIRAGTGGEEAALFVANLFRMYSRFAQLQGWKVETMDTSPTGIGGLKEIVFSIKGKGVFQKFKYESGTHRVQRVPATEAGGRIHTSAATVYVMPEAKEVDIHIKPEDLRIDVFRSSGSGGQHVNVTDSAVRITHLPTGTVVSCQDERSQYKNKIKAMRVLRARILDKERREQQEKISRQRKLSVGTGDRSQKIRTYNFPGQRVTDHRFGLTLHSLDNILNGDLNELIASLAAGEKELRNEE
- the rpmE gene encoding 50S ribosomal protein L31, whose protein sequence is MKKGIHPQYKETTITCACGEVIHTCSTKQNIKVEICSKCHPFFTGKQKLMDSAGRVEKFRKRYGKK